A genomic region of Oncorhynchus mykiss isolate Arlee chromosome 4, USDA_OmykA_1.1, whole genome shotgun sequence contains the following coding sequences:
- the LOC118964439 gene encoding protein THEMIS-like → LCLPVLSGLFRIVDDKRPYTSIQEIVDSVRISPECLGQPEFYCPEKLQLPEGTIQAEESFRLTAIRTEHGDSHVDCEVTRKDSKHIFTVKLSHTGEFYECADDQFYTLGELVEWKMRKGRKRTVTWAKSLPSKEKCVSELPEDYSGELVLTPVYELQTVSKCESQTYQ, encoded by the coding sequence CTTTGCTTGCCTGTACTGTCAGGCCTTTTCAGGATCGTGGACGACAAGAGGCCATACACCAGTATACAGGAGATTGTTGACTCGGTGCGTATCAGCCCTGAGTGCCTGGGCCAACCAGAGTTCTACTGCCCTGAGAAGCTACAGCTTCCTGAGGGGACCATCCAGGCAGAGGAGAGCTTCAGACTCACTGCTATTAGGACAGAGCACGGAGACAGCCATGTTGACTGTGAGGTCACGCGGAAAGACTCCAAGCACATCTTCACTGTGAAGCTCTCGCACACTGGGGAGTTCTATGAGTGTGCCGACGACCAGTTCTACACCCTCGGGGAGCTGGTGGAATGGAAAATGCGCAAAGGAAGGAAAAGGACAGTGACTTGGGCCAAGTCTTTGCCGTCAAAAGAGAAGTGCGTGTCTGAGTTGCCAGAGGACTACAGTGGAGAGTTGGTTCTCACACCTGTCTACGAGCTTCAGACGGTATCCAAGTGTGAGTCTCAAACGTACCAATAA